One Hordeum vulgare subsp. vulgare chromosome 4H, MorexV3_pseudomolecules_assembly, whole genome shotgun sequence DNA window includes the following coding sequences:
- the LOC123449082 gene encoding ASC1-like protein 3, with amino-acid sequence MAIHGPDAPSVLPMTLLFSLGFFCARFVLDRLLYKPLAVYLFTSKASKLMNDEARQAKIVKFSESTWKLTYYASVQAWVLLIIKQEPWSLDTLQYFDGWPNQPIPSSLRLFYMCQCGFYIYSIFALIAWETRRKDFAVMMSHHVVTSVLIGYSFLTGFFRIGTIILALHDASDVFLETAKLCKYTEKELGASLFFGLFALSWLLLRLIYFPFWIIKTSSYQSIISLRKLDRFPTTLYYVFNTMLLTLLVFHVYWGKLIFLMIMKQLNNKGKVGEDVRSDSDDDD; translated from the exons ATGGCGATCCACGGCCCGGACGCGCCGTCCGTCCTCCCCATGACGCTGCTCTTCTCTCTCGGCTTCTTCTGCGCCCGCTTCGTCCTCGACCGCCTCCTCTACAAG CCGTTGGCAGTTTACCTTTTCACTAGCAAGGCTTCTAAGTTGATGAATGACGAGGCCAGGCAAGCAAAGATTGTCAAGTTCTCAGAGTCTACTTGGAAGCTGACATACTATGCTTCTGTTCAGGCATGGGTCCTATTGATAATAAAGCAGGAACCATGGTCGTTGGATACACTTCAATACTTCGATGGCTGGCCGAATCAACCCATCCC GTCCTCATTGAGACTTTTCTACATGTGCCAGTGTGGATTTTACATCTACAGCATTTTTGCTCTCATTGCTTGGGAAACCCGCAGAAAAGATTTTGCTGTGATGATGTCTCATCATGTAGTAACATCTGTTCTTATTGGATATTCGTTTCTGACTGG ATTTTTTCGAATCGGGACGATTATTCTTGCGTTGCATGACGCGAGCGACGTGTTCCTTGAAACTGCCAAATTGTGCAAATACACTGAAAAAGAACTAGGGGCTAGCTTATTTTTTGGGCTTTTTGCTCTCTCCTGGCTCCTGCTGCGTCTGATTTACTTCCCATTTTGGATaatcaaaacctcaag CTACCAGTCCATCATATCCTTGAGGAAGCTGGATAGGTTCCCAACGACCTTGTACTACGTTTTCAACACAATGCTTCTCACATTACTTGTGTTTCATGTGTATTGGGGGAAACTCATatttttaatgataatgaaacaatTGAATAATAAAGGAAAAGTTGGAGAGGATGTTCGATCTG ATTCGGACGATGATGATTGA